From the genome of bacterium:
GTGTCTTCAGAAGATCGCAAGTATAGATTTAAAGGAAATAAAGTATTATTATTTCAAAATGGGGGAGATAAACGGGACGAAGTCCCTGATATCACGAACAGGTTATACAGGGGAAGACGGGTTTGAAATATATGCAGAATGCGACACGAAGACATGGGAAGCTATACTTGATGCAGGAAGAGAATATGCAATTAAACCAATAGGGCTTGGAGCACGGGATACTTTGCGTTTAGAAGCAGCAATGCCTCTTTATGGACATGAATTAGATATAGATACTAATCCATTGGAAGCCGGATTAGGACATTTTGTAGACAGCAATAAAAAAGAGTTCATAGGAAAAGATGCGATTGAAAGGGTAAAGAAAGAAGGAATAAGGAAAAAACTAGTTGCGTTTCGTATGCTCGAGAGAAGCATACCAAGGCATGGATACAAAATAGTTAAGAATGGTAAAATAGTTGGAAAGGTAACAAGCGGCACAATGTCTCCGACTTTGAAAGAATCAATAGGATTGGGATATATAGAGAAAGAGTACTCGGATTTAAACACAAAGATAGATATTGTTATAAGAGATAAAGGTTATGAAGCAATTATTATAAAAAAGCCATTTTATAAAAGGAAGGAATAGTAATGGGAATAGAGAAAAAGGGATTTAAATTCTTAGAAACACATGAATGGATTAATGTCTCAGGAAATATCGGCAGAGTAGGTCTCTCGAAGCATGCAGTAAAAGAATTAAATGAGGTGATTTTTATTGAACTCCCTGAAGTTGGAGTACAAGTTAGCCAAGGCAAACCATTTGGAACAGTTGAATCCGTTAAAGCTGTTTTTGATTTGAATTCACCGGTAACAGGGAAGGTTATAAATGTAAATCAATCAATAAAAGACAGTCCTGAAAAGGTTACCTCAGATCCCTATGAAGAAGGATGGATGATAGAAATAGAATTATCCGATATTTCTGAGCTCAATTCATTAATGGATTATGAAGAATACAATGGTATATATACCTAATACTTCCAGAGATAAGAAAGAAATGTTTGAGGCTATAGGATGTAAATCTATAGATGATTTATTTATGGAAATAGATCAGAGAGTTAAGTTAAAGGGCAAATTAAAGCTGCCGAAATCCATGTCTGAAATGGAAGTTGCAGCCCTTATAAAAGAGATAGGGAAGAAAAATGCTAATTTAGAAGATTACATATCGTTTCTTGGGGGGGGAGCGTATGAACATTTTATTCCGAGTGTCGTAAAGCATATTATAGGCAGGTCAGAGTTTTATACCGCTTATACTCCATATCAGGCTGAAGCAAGTCAGGGGACATTGCAGGCAATATATGAATATCAGTCTCTTATATGTGAACTTACTGGAATGGATGTTTCAAATGCATCCATGTATGATGGAGCATCAGCAGTGTCTGAAGCAGCTTTTATGGCATCAAGAATTACAGGACTAAAGAAGATTATTGTCTCAGAAACAGCTCATCCACATTATCTGCAGGTTTTGAAGACATATACTAGAGCAGCAGGGTTAGAGTTGTATGAGCTGCAGTCTAAAGAGGGGATAGTGGACATAGATATGCTCAAAGGATTAATAGATGATAATACAGCGTGTGTAATAATTCAGAATCCAAACTTTTTTGGATGTCTTGAACATGTGGATACTATTGAGCATATTGTCCATTCTAAGAAATCGCTGTTTATTATGTGTATTGATCCTTTATCTCTCGGTATTTTAGCTCCACCCGGAGAATATGGAGCGGATATTGTTGTTGGGGAGGGGCAGTCTCTTGGTAATAACCTTGCTTTTGGAGGTCCTTATTTAGGGCTTTTTTCCTGCAGGAAGGATTTTCTTCGACAGCTGCCTGGAAGAATTGTGGGGAGGACGAAGGATAAAAACGGGAAGACTGGATATGTTCTCACTCTGCAAACACGTGAACAGCATATAAGAAGAGCAAGAGCAACCTCGAATATCTGTTCTAACCAGGCTTTAAATGCTCTTGCTTGTACTGTATATCTTTCGTGTATGGGGAAACAGGGCATTACCGGTGTAGGCAATTTATGTTTGCAGAAAGCTCATTATGCTCAACTACAGATTGAGAAGATAGATGGATACGAGCTGAAATTCAAGCAGCCGTTCTTTAAGGAATTTCTTATACAATGTCCCGAAAATCCTGAAGAAATTAATAAGAGGTTATTAGAGCACAAGATCATTGGCGGTCTCTCAGTTGACAAATTTTATCCTGAATTAAAAGATTGCATGCTTGTGTGTATAACTGAGATGAGAACAAAAGAACAGATTGACAGATTTGTTAATGTACTGGCTAAGATAAGTTAAAGCTTAAAAAGAGATAAATGCCTTAATCACACCATCTTTGTAATTTGAAACAAGTTCAAAAGCTTCAGCAGCCTGTTCTGGTTTAAATCTATGCGTTATGAAAGGATCTAATTTTATTCTGTTTTGAGCAATATCTTCTACAACTTCAGGAAGTTCTCTGCGCTGGCGGCGGATATTTATAAGTGTTAATTCTTTTCTGCGCATTTTATCAGGGACAAATGATACGGTTTCTGTTTGGGGAATTCCTATCATTATTAATTTTCCGCCAGGTCTTAATATATCTATTGCCTGATCAAGTGTTTCCTGTTCTCCTGCACATTCAAACACAATATCAATGCCGTCTTGACAGATGCTTTTTATTTTCTCAATAATATTTTCTTTGTTTGGATTAAATCCATAGTTTATATTGAGCTTTCTTGCAACATCTAATCTTTCATTAATTAGATCAGTTCCAAATATATTTTCCGGATTTTTTAATTTTGAAAAGATCAGCACAGATAGCCCTATTGGCCCCATGCCAAGTATTGCGATATTCTGATGTGTTTTTTGTTTACTAATCTTTACAGCATATGAACCAATACATAATGGCTCTGTTAGGACTGCTTGTTCAAAGCTCATAGTATCAGGAACTTTACATAGACTAGCCTCAGGCATTAAAATATATTCTGATAGACAGCCCTCTGCCTGTCCTGGGCATCCGAGAAATTTGAGGCTTCTGCAGGTGTTTTCTCTGCCTATAAGACACTGGTCACACTTTCCACAGGTAATTGCCGGGTCTATAGCCACCTTATCTTCAATTTTTATCTTTTTAACTTCAGATCCTATATCTTCAACCATGCCTGAGCATTCATGTCCTAATGTAAAGGGATATTTAACGACTTGTGAGCCAATTCTTCCAGTCTTATAATAGTGAACATCTGAGCCACAAATGCCTACGGATTTTATTTTAATCAATACATCGTCTGAGTTAACTATTTTTGATTTGGGAATATCCAGCACTTCAAGTTTTCTCAAATCTACAAGTTTGATCGCCTTCATTCTAGGTTAGTATCCTTTTTACCACATCTATTGTTTTCCCTGCATCACCTGTTGCCTGAGCTTTCTTTAACTCATCTCGTCTGTCATAAATCATAAGAGCCTTTTTCATTACATTGGCAAACAGCTCTCTGGAAAGAGACATTGCTTTTACAGGGTCCATCCTATAAGTAAACTGATCTTCACCGAACCATCCCTGATATCCTGTATCAATTGCTGCGTAACAGAAATCTGCAAGCCTCCAGTTATCTCCCGTTCCGGCAACTCTGTCCTCATCATTGGAATGCAATTTTGCGTTATTAACATGAAAATTGACAACAGGTATGCCAAATTTCTTAGCTGTGTATAAATTATCTGCCGGCTCATTTCCATACATCTGCTCATGTCCGTAATCTATTGCAACACCCATGTTTTTCCCTCCGCAGGCAGAGTTGACACAGTCTGCAACAAGCATTGCCTTTGGAGTTGTTGATATGATCATATTGCCTTCTCTTGGCTCGTGCAGCTTTGCTTCAATTCCGAATTTTAAGCCGAGCTTTTTAGCTTTTTTATTTATCTCAATACATCCTTGTACAAATCTGTCAAGAAGTACGCCATAGTTGGCCTGAAAGTTATAGTCCCAACCATCAGAACCAGGCCATAGGGCAACGCTTGCGCATCCAAGCTCCTTTGCTATCTCAATCCCCTGAAGCGCTATCTCAAGTGCGTCTTTTCTTACTGCAGGATTTGCATTTGTTATCCCGCCGAGCTTCCACTTTGGATCAGTCCACAGGTTTGTATTCATATTTGTTGGCGTAATTTTATACTTCTTAAGCGCTTTTTTTACTTCATCTATGAGCTTTTTGTTCTTTCTGTAATTTTTGTCTATAAAAACAGCCTCATGAAATTCTATTCCAGCTATTCCTGCTTCTGCTACTCTTTGTATTTGTGAAACGATATCACTTTTGAAATTTTCCTTATTACTGTTATATCCAAGAGGTGCAAACCTGTCGCAGAAGTCCCCTGCGCACCAATGTCCCGCAGCAAACTTTATTTCGTATGTTTCAAAAAACGCATCAAGCTTTTTCCCTTCAAGATATCCTTGAAATTTTGGGAGTTGACTCAGGGTATTTTTGTCCGCTTTCATTCTTTCAATCTCCTGTTTTGTTATATTCGAGAATTTCTACTTTACCAAATATTCCATAAGATACAAACTTATATTTATCTGTCCATTTTTCTTCCTTGCAAAAATGTCCGGGACCTACTGATTTTAATTTACCTTTGTAGTGGAGCGGACCCAGCATATTTCTCAGGCTTCCAACAAGCTCAAGACTGATTTTGTTAGTGCCTCTCTTTAGAAGTTTTGTAATATCCAGTTCATATGGCTCCCAGCACAAAAGACCGGCTTGCCTGTTGTTTATCTTTATATTTATTATCGCTGCCTTATGCTTATTAATCTTGAGTATATATTTCCTGTTTTTCTTCTTATCGACGGACATATCCTGTTTATACGTTATTGAACCCGGATAAAATGGAAAACCCTGTCCTACCCAATTACCTGTTTTAAGTTTGTCTTTTGCCTTCTCAAGTACAAGATTATCCTTGTTGACAGTGAAGTCTCCGAGTATATAACAGTTTTCCAGCTCAACATCCTGCTGGTATTTCTTTGTCACAAGCAGAACTTCATTTTTCCCATTTTTCAGATATTTGGCTATATGAATTAATTTGAAACTTATATCAATGTACCACTCAGGGTTTTTATACATAACTTTTTTGTTATTAATAAAAATATCAAAGTTTTGCGGCTCTTCAATCAACAAATTAATATTATTAGCAGAATCCAGATTTGATAAGAATTCAAATTTCAGAGAGACTTTTGCATTGTCTAAGTCTTTCATATTCTTGTATGCTTTCCAGAATTGAACGCCACTGTTACTCTTTATCTCAGGCAATCCGAAGTGTTCTCTGATCTGTTCCTGAGCTTTCCATACAGGGAGGAGCATTCTGCTCTCTTCTTTATCCTGTATTCTGTATTTACAGAAATCAAGTGTCAGAGCATTCATATGAGACAAATCAATATCCCATTTGTCCTCTGAAACTGCTGCTTTTTGTGTCTCCATTTTCTTTCTTTTCACAGCTTTTGGTTTCTTCTCTGGATTTAATGACAGAAGCAATGAACCTGTCGGATATATATGCTGTTGTGTTTCAGCATATCCTGCTGTGTTTGTAGTTTCAATTTCACATACATCTCCAGCTTCAGAATCCCATTTTTCAAAAACACCTTTCCCCTTCATCTTTATCGTAAGATCAAGCCCCATTTTTCTGTTCGTATTAACTAAAAACAGAAACTTGTTTCCATCTATTTCTCTGAGCTGATAGATAATATCTTTTGTATCATCTTTCTTCTCACCTGAAATTTGGACTTCTTTTTTCAAGACTTTATTGAGTGTTTTTTCTATTTTATGCTTATCGTTCTCTATAACAATTGCGTCTTTATCTAAAAACTTGTTTATCTCATTATTCAGGCTTCCGTCTATTCTATTGGGCAGTTTACCTATGGTTAGAATTTTTCCACCTTGTGCAGTAAAATCCCTTAGTAGCTTAAATGTATTGCTATTCCAGGTGATAGAGTAGGGGATAATTACTAATTTGTATCCAGCTTTTCCAATTACAAATTCCCCGTCTTTTATTTTACCGTACTTCTCGATTACCATCTCATCCCCATAATCAAAATCCCTGTGAATCTCAAGAAGATTCTTGGAAAGCTTCAGGAATTCATCATCCAGTTTGCTCAGCGCTTCCGTTCCTTTTGGATGATATACACTCCATGCGCTTCCTATTGGATGAAGAACCAGAATATCTCTTATAGCTTTTCCCTGAGACAGAATAAAACTCAGTCTGCCATAATAATCCTCTACTTTCTTATAATACTTCCACCATGGAGATTGATAATGGATTGAGGCAGGATAATCCCTCTTTCTGCAGCCTTTTAGAGAGTATAAAGATAGGTGCTGGCATCTGAAGTTTACACCAAGCGCATACTGCCAGTCTCCAACCCATTTCTGCCCCTCAAAACTGAAATCCCAGCCTGTGCATCCATAAAGTTCTGACAGGACTCTTTTACGCCCAAGTTGATTTGCGACAGAAGAACACTGTTTTACTGTAAAAATTTCCGATATTCTTTCACAGAGAATATCTATCCCCGGCTGATGCATATACATATAATGAGGCATTGCTGCTCCAATAACGCGAATTTGGGATTCCAAAGTTTGTTCTGCAAGGTAATGTCCTGTTTGCTGAAGATTGTGTTTTTCGCACCAGCTATAAATATTCTCGGAAAAGTTCTTGAGGAATAGTTCTGTTACGCATTTCCAGTAATTATATCTATGTTTTTTAAAATTGCCCGTTTCATATATTAAAGAGGGAAGTTTATCAATAATACTGTAATTGCATCTTGAGTTAAAATGTTCCGGAAGTTTATCTGTCCACGGCAATACAGCCTTTACTTCTTTGGGTTTGACTTTAGTGAAACTGGCCCAGTGATGATAATTGGGCTCATCAGTAAAAATACCAGGTATTGTTTTACCGAAATCTCCGCCAGCTTCTTTCAAATAAGCTTCATGTGTGCTTTTTATAAAAGCATCAACTGCTTCTTTACTCATTGTGTCAAGATATGAAGCTCCGTTATACCACGGGCTGTCAGGAGCATACTCAAAGGTTATTGTTTTTTCTCTAAAGACAATTCCTTTATTTCTGTATTTCTTATTCTTTGATGTAACAATTCCCCCTGCTGCTCCGCTTGGCCAGCGGTCTTCATCATAGAGCCATGCGTTCATTCCTGTTTTTTTAGCCTCATCAACACATGCCTTTATCATCTTCATCCATTCCCGAGACAGGTATTCTGTAATAAGACCAACCCTGGAATGCATGAAAAAACCACCCATGCCGGCTTTTTTCATCTCCCTTATCTGTCTTCTAAGTTCAGCTTGTTCCAGCTTATCATTCCAGCTCCAGAACGGTGCTCCTCGCCAATCTTCACCTGGATTTTTAAATGTTTTTTGTATCTGGTTCATGATTGCTCCTCTTCTTGGTTATTTGTTATTCTTTGTGCCTCTGCGCCTTTGTTACTTTGTGCCTTATTTGTTCTAATTATGATTTATATTAGAAAGATAAGCTATAACAATTTTAAGAAAAGCTAGGAGGATTTTAGGGCTTGTCAGATAATACTTGTTCTATTTGTTGAATTGGTTGTCCTATTCATTTTACTTGAAGAACAATCACAAAATACCTTTTTATGCCTTCCATGGAGAAACTTATTTTGCCATTATTAATTTGTCCTTCTCGTGACTCAATTATGTCGGGTAAATATAGTAATGCTTTTTGTACAGGAGCAGTAATATTAACATTTCTGTCACCTGTTTTATATCTAATATGTCTTATCAACGGTTGATTATTCATTCTATTTACATAAACTTTATCTGGGATAATCTCGAAATCATTAGAAAGTCCGTGAACAATAATCTTATTATGCTTTCTGTATATGCGATATAACCAGCCCTCTGGAACTTCCACAGATATTGCATTATCAGGAATTTGTTCTTTTACCTTATTAATTACACCATTAACAATATTTTTATCCAGACATCTACCTGAAGTCCAGTAAAATGAGCCTTTGCCTCTTTTTATTTCTATCCACCTAGAGATTATTCTTTTACCTTTGTATTCACCATGGCAGGATAAGGATATATCCCTTTTCGGACATTTACGAAGCTCAAAAAAAGCATCTATATCAACATCTCTTTCAGGTTCCTTGATATCTACATTGATACCAAAAGACGAAAGAAAAGTTGTTTTCTCAGTATGTCCCCTTTCATCTCTTAAGCCTAATGGTCCTGAGCCTATAACTTTCCCGCCTTGCTCAATATATCCGATGATCTTTTCCCGAATATTGTCAGAAATGCAGTTAATATCACATAGTATCAAAACAGGATAATCCTTAACTGAAGGGATATCTTCCACTACATCAAATTGCATATTTTTTTCAAAAAGAGTTATAGCAACGCTTCTGTAGGAAGTAACATAATCATCTTCAGTGTCCCCATAAAAAACCTGCGTTTCAAAAGAAAAATAAAGAGCAATGTTTGCCATGCTTTCTCCATTGAATAATTCAGGATATTTTTCTTCAAAAAGATATCCTTCTTTTACAATATCCGATTCATCAGGAAGCAATTTTAAGTTCTTTTCAGGAATACCTAATCTCCCCTTCAGAGTAGATATCCATGAACTTGTTCCAACTAGTTTGTTAAATGCCCAGATGAGAAACGCAGCATCAGGAAAATGTGCATAGCCCAATCCAATATTGGGAAGATTCTTTTTAGATGAAATTGCCTGATGAAGCATAATATCTGGTATTCTTTCTAAATAACCCTTATTAGACGAAACAAACTCTTTGCACATCTCCAGCATAAGATGATTTACTGATTTTGACAGAGTTTGAGAGCTTAATCCACTTGCATTCAGGCACTTTCCTGCACTTTTAGAACAACAGGTCATCAATGGAAAGTCACTTCCTAATTCATCTCTTACTATGGCAAGGAAATCGGCTGAATCATTGTAGCGCATCTCAACCCAGTCTTTGAACGCATCAGACTCATAATTCCCCCAAAAAGTTTTATCAGCAGCATCAGGAAGTTCTTTTCTATAAAGCGTTTTGTATTTTTCCCGGCAATATGGACAACGACATCCTTCCCATCTAGGATAATAAATCACATCATCGCACATAAGCCCATCTATTTTTGTCTCAGCCATTAACTTTTTCAAATATAGTTTATATGCCTCCCTGAATTTTTTATTATTCATGCAAAATATCTCTGCCTCATAATCAGGTAAATAGCAGGGTTTTCCTGTTCTTACACTTATCATCCGAAAATCATTTAACTTAGTTCCATTACATATAAGTGAGTTTGCCATTTCTTTTGAAGGATAAAAAGGCACATGATGCCTGTTTTTGTAGTAAATATTCCATTTCTGCTCCTTGTTTTTTGGCCTATGTACAAGGTTTGCAGAGTGATGATCAAAAAGCTTTATTCCTTGTTCATGCAGTGTATTTGCAATGAAGTTTAGAAGTTCATGAAGTCTGTCCCAGATATATATATAGTCCCATCTAAAATGAGCACCAAAAATGATAGCTGTATCGATCCCGGCTGCTTTGAATCGCTCAGCTTTTTTTATAATCTTTTCTTCAATCCCTTTATCAGGATATATCAAATCTTCCCATAAGATCCACCAGCTAGCCATTCTGTAAGTATTTTTATTCATAATATCAAATCGAATAACGAATTCTTAGTTCGTAAGTTTCTTATAATCCATAAAGTTTAAAAACTTAGCGCTATCTCCCACAAAAAAGACCTTTGTTCTTTCTTTTGGTATTTCAAATGAAAAGGTGTCAACGTTTTTAAATAAAACCTCTCCTTCAAAAATATCTACCACATCGCTTTTTTTATTTAAGCTTATAGTCTTTTGTCCCCCTTGAGCAGAATGGAACATCAAAAATTCTTCATTGGCATCAATGAAATCCAAAGAATCGCTGTAAATATGCACTCCCGCCCCTTTCGCTATACTCAATAACAAATCTGGCGATATCTTATTTGAACCACAAAAGATAGAATTGCTTTTATTGACATTTTTAACAGCAAATGATGGTCTTTTATTCTCTCTGTAAACACCCAATACTTCTGCTTCATTATCACAAACATAAAAGAGTGGCGCAAAGCTGTATTTCGCACCATATGAAGTATTATTAAAGTTTCCGCTTGTAAACTCATTTGTAAAGTTAACTATATCTGTTAATGGAGAGCTTTTATCTTTTATCATTCCAAACTCTATGCCAGTCAGATTTTTCATATTATTAAGATCCGCTTTCATGTCATGAATAAAACCAGGCGCATAACACCACATCATAGTAACATCTTTTGATTGAATTTTTCTTATAGCATTTAATGTTTTATTATCATACTGAAAACAGTTTAAGAATATGTATAATTTATAATCATAGTCTTTTTTCAAAAGATCACTGAAAAGGATATAATCAACCGGCGCGCCAACTTGTGCAATTCTGCTTCTTTGATAATAAATAAGGTCTCCTGTTAAAGTATTCACTTTCCTTTCCGGATAGGTAATACTCCCGTTCCAACAAACATATTTTATTATCTCTCCCGATGGTATTTGTTCTTTATCAAAAGATAGATACTTTACTGAATCTTCATCAACTACTACTGCAATCTCTACATTACGCTTGCTCTTATTAAGATTTATATATTCTCCCGCTTTCTTGCTTATCTTCAGGTCTTTTATTGTGCATGGATCACTAAAATCAAGTCCACTGATAAGAGGTATAATGCATATGGGACTCTGTCGGCAAAGAGATCTGCCAAAATTCCTTTTTAAAACAGCTGTTGTTTGAGAAGGATTTATTGTTGGACAATGGCCCGCAGGGCCGGACATATGTGTTCTGGTATCATCATCAACGAATACTAATTTACCTGCGTTTTGAATTGATTTAAACGCCCACATCCACTCTCCTGAGTCACCAATTGCTCTTACACCATAAGTAGGGGGAGCAGATATAAAATCAATATCTTTTGAATCTAACACTTTTCTAAAAGCATTGTGTCCGCTCATATGATAAGCCCAATTCATATTTGCATATTCAAGGGTATACCCTCCATAGATTCCAACAATTTTTTTTCTATTAACCGAATTCTTAATGACTCCTGCGAAATACACAATTGTATCTGAAACACTTTCTGAATAATATTGGTCATAATCTATTGCCAGAGAGGCTTGCTTCGGATCCCGGAATAAACCTATCTCCGATTTTAGCCGGTCCTCTTTGGTCGGTATATTTATCCCACTAAATTTCTGTTTTTCTGTCGAATATTTTGATTTCAAAAATTCACAAAATCCATTTATAGAAGCATTGCTATAATCCATAAGTTTGTCAGTTCTATGGCATTCATGACATCCCCACCCTTGCCATTCGGCAGAGACCCCTCCTGTAAACCAATAACCAATTATCTTATCTCTATATGGTGAAGTTTCAAGATGCCCAACAAATTTTTCTATTGCTTTAGAAGCATCTTTCTTCCATTTTTCTGAGGAAAATGATGCTGTAGCTCTGTAGTAGGGCCAGAAACTTTTGTCATCAAATAATGAAATTTCTGACAGATTATTAGTTTGCCACCATGTCGGAGGCGCAACCCAAAACAAAGGCATAATTAAAACTTCCGGATTGTCTTCAATCATCTCATTAATATATTTATCTACTTCAATAAAATTATATCTATTGGGCCCAAGCCACCACTCTTTTGCATCCATCATTCCACCAATCCAAAGTGTTTGTATATTAACTTTAGCCTCTTTCATGGCTGGGGCACTATTTTTATGAATCATATTTCCTATCAACGGATAGATAACTTTCCCGTTTACATATAACTGCGGAAAGCCATTATCAGATTTGACCTCACTTACCAGATTTTCTGTATCTGATCTATTATTTTTATAAACAAAATTTCTTTGAATATTGTCCGGCATAGAAATTTCTCTGCCGTAAATTCCAAAAATAAGTTCAATATTCATATCAGGATAGTATTTATAAAAAGGTTTTGTGCTCACACTGATATCAAAAGTATTATCGTCTTGTTTTTGACAAATATTTTTTGTTAAATCAAATTCAAATTTTTCAAAGATTACATCGTCATGTTTAAATCTTAAATAAAGAACTTCATCTTGACCTACAGGTTTTTGTGATTTAAGCTTGATTTTTAAAACCTGTGCTTCTGCACCGCTAATTACTTCTTTATATTCGCATGATAGGCATTCTGTCGGCACCTGATATCTTTTGTCAAAATAAGGTGAAATTTTTGTCCATGGAGCAGCGGGTGGAGGAGACATTTTCTTTGGTTTGACCCAACTACCGTCATCAAAACTTATTTTTGTCCACCCTTCCTCTAATCTATTAGTACAAACAAAACTACTATCTGATACTACCTTCAGATAAGATAAGTCCGTTGAATTAATTGTTAAGTCGAAAAGTAAACCTCCCGGCCCGCCGGCATTTACACTTTCAACAGCAATGACATTCATGCCTTTCTTTAATCTTGATGATATATTAATAAGTGCCGGGTCAAGCCATGAGTTAGGAGTAAAATTTTCTGCGATTTTATTACCATTAAGATAGAGCTTATAATAATCGTCAACAGTTATTTGAACCCATGCTGTTTCAAAATTATCCGGCACAGTAAAAACTCTTCTAAAATAATAGCTGCTATCATCGGTGTTTATAGGCTTATTCATTGCATCGGATGAATGGGCAATCATATATCCTGTCCAATAAGGAGCCTTGCCGCGTTTTATAATATTCTTTTTTATATCTGCTGAAACGGTACTTTTCTCGGCTGGTTCTATTATTGCTTTTTTATCTTTTGGAGATACTTTACCTGTGCAAATTAATAGTGAGTCTAGAGCTATTGATAGTGACTGGGAAAGAACCATTGAGATATTTCCTCCTGATGTTTTTCCTATAAGAAACCATTTAAATTCTCCTGTATTACTAAAGGGGGGATTTTTTTTAACCGCTCCTAAAAAAGAAATCTTTTCAGCGGCGGTTTTTCCTGAGATATCATCCAATGCCCTTGCCCAGATAGAAAAATCACCTTCAGGCAAGACTATATTTCTTTTATATTTCTTCCCATCCAACGAAGTAAATGAATCTAATGAAATAAAATATCTTTTTACGGAATTAATATCAATTTTTGAAACAGAGTCCAATTTTAATTTTTCCATGGGTGGATACATCCTTATATATTCAATTTGTATTTTACCGGGATATTGGTCAACTATATCAAGCCTTAGGCTGTTTATTTTCCCTGAAAGCCAGTCTTTAAAGTTACCGTGAAAATCCTTTTCTCTATTTAAAAAAACTTCATGCCAGTTGTTGTCGCTTACTAGCGAAGGAATCTTCCAGTAAAATTTATCGCTAAAGCCATGTTTATTATTTGCGTAGAATATCTGGCCGGTAGTTTTATCAGGCAGTCCGGAAGCTTTATATTTTATTACTATACCCTGCGCCCTTAAAGGGTCTATGTTTACATCATTGTTGGCCAGATGAGAATCTGATTTTTGAATATTAAGGCAGAGCAGGCCATTATTTATTTCCCACTCCAGACCTTTCGGGTCATCCCATCCCTGGGCATCATTTGTTTTGAAGTTCCATGTGTATTTCTCAAGACTACTGCGCTGAAAAAATGGCTGATTACTAAGTTGCACCCAATCAATCTTTATTCCTCTATTTTCTCCATCGCCAGGGTCTATCCTAAG
Proteins encoded in this window:
- a CDS encoding glycosyl hydrolase, yielding MNQIQKTFKNPGEDWRGAPFWSWNDKLEQAELRRQIREMKKAGMGGFFMHSRVGLITEYLSREWMKMIKACVDEAKKTGMNAWLYDEDRWPSGAAGGIVTSKNKKYRNKGIVFREKTITFEYAPDSPWYNGASYLDTMSKEAVDAFIKSTHEAYLKEAGGDFGKTIPGIFTDEPNYHHWASFTKVKPKEVKAVLPWTDKLPEHFNSRCNYSIIDKLPSLIYETGNFKKHRYNYWKCVTELFLKNFSENIYSWCEKHNLQQTGHYLAEQTLESQIRVIGAAMPHYMYMHQPGIDILCERISEIFTVKQCSSVANQLGRKRVLSELYGCTGWDFSFEGQKWVGDWQYALGVNFRCQHLSLYSLKGCRKRDYPASIHYQSPWWKYYKKVEDYYGRLSFILSQGKAIRDILVLHPIGSAWSVYHPKGTEALSKLDDEFLKLSKNLLEIHRDFDYGDEMVIEKYGKIKDGEFVIGKAGYKLVIIPYSITWNSNTFKLLRDFTAQGGKILTIGKLPNRIDGSLNNEINKFLDKDAIVIENDKHKIEKTLNKVLKKEVQISGEKKDDTKDIIYQLREIDGNKFLFLVNTNRKMGLDLTIKMKGKGVFEKWDSEAGDVCEIETTNTAGYAETQQHIYPTGSLLLSLNPEKKPKAVKRKKMETQKAAVSEDKWDIDLSHMNALTLDFCKYRIQDKEESRMLLPVWKAQEQIREHFGLPEIKSNSGVQFWKAYKNMKDLDNAKVSLKFEFLSNLDSANNINLLIEEPQNFDIFINNKKVMYKNPEWYIDISFKLIHIAKYLKNGKNEVLLVTKKYQQDVELENCYILGDFTVNKDNLVLEKAKDKLKTGNWVGQGFPFYPGSITYKQDMSVDKKKNRKYILKINKHKAAIINIKINNRQAGLLCWEPYELDITKLLKRGTNKISLELVGSLRNMLGPLHYKGKLKSVGPGHFCKEEKWTDKYKFVSYGIFGKVEILEYNKTGD